A genomic region of Candidatus Methylomirabilota bacterium contains the following coding sequences:
- a CDS encoding xanthine dehydrogenase family protein molybdopterin-binding subunit, translating to MGAKLFGASVPRREDPRLLRGEGRFVDDMKLPGMLHAAFVRSPHAHATVRAIRSDEAARRPGVFRVFTFADLERWMKPLPLFGAIPPGLAARVEVTMKQVGQLAMARDVVRHVGEIVAMVVADSRALAEDAAELVEVDYDPLPAVVDMVAGGEPGAPVIHEAWGDNVALRFKTGFGDAARAMAAAAVTVRERFYVQRYVGMPMETRGVLAQWDVRDGTLTTWNGTQVVHFVQQGLVAALGLPAHKIRVIAPDVGGGFGTKANGYPEDLLIPAAAIACRRPVKWTEDRREHMLASAHARHQVHDIELGATREGNMLALRDRIWVDLGAYNSWGIVLPYNTVAHLLGPHRVPALEVECQGVVTNKTPNAPYRGAGRPETVYAMDRIVDCLARELRMDPAELRRRNYLSAADLPYELDIPYRDGNRLVYDSGDFRANLAAALDAIGYERLRAEQAAARRERGILRGIGISGYVEGTAIGPYEGATVRMDASGRAIVATGACSQGQGHETSFAQVAADVLGIPLDWVTVVGGDTAAIPFGVGTFASRSAVNAGSSIFDAAGKVREKLTAAAAALLEAAPGDVEIADGMAGVRGTPASSVPLERVIRSALPTFAKPGPVTADFEATVYHHQPTVTYTSAVHVAHVEVDPGTGAVRLLRYMVAHDCGKLINPMIVEGQIHGGVAQGVGGGLLEEMVYDEQGQLLTGTFMDYLVPTAMELPPIETVHLEYPSPRNPLGIKGIGEGGAISPPAAIANAVEDALAHLGVRVTRAPLGPDTVLGLIRAAHERAESSAGQGARP from the coding sequence ATGGGAGCCAAGCTGTTCGGCGCGTCGGTCCCGCGGCGCGAGGATCCGCGCCTGCTCCGAGGTGAGGGGCGCTTCGTTGACGACATGAAGCTGCCCGGCATGCTTCACGCGGCCTTCGTGCGCAGCCCCCACGCGCACGCCACCGTGCGCGCCATCAGATCAGACGAGGCGGCGCGACGCCCCGGCGTGTTCCGCGTCTTCACGTTCGCCGACCTCGAGCGCTGGATGAAGCCGCTGCCGCTCTTCGGCGCCATCCCGCCCGGCCTCGCTGCACGCGTGGAGGTCACGATGAAGCAGGTGGGCCAGCTCGCGATGGCGCGCGACGTGGTGCGCCACGTGGGCGAGATCGTGGCCATGGTCGTGGCGGACAGCCGCGCCCTGGCCGAGGACGCCGCCGAGCTCGTGGAGGTGGACTATGACCCGTTGCCCGCGGTGGTGGACATGGTGGCGGGCGGCGAGCCGGGGGCGCCCGTGATCCACGAGGCCTGGGGCGACAACGTGGCGCTGCGCTTCAAGACTGGCTTCGGCGACGCCGCGCGTGCCATGGCCGCGGCGGCGGTGACGGTGCGTGAGCGCTTCTACGTGCAGCGTTATGTCGGCATGCCCATGGAGACGCGCGGCGTGCTCGCGCAGTGGGACGTCCGCGACGGGACCCTCACCACCTGGAACGGTACCCAGGTCGTCCACTTCGTCCAGCAGGGGCTGGTGGCCGCGCTGGGCCTCCCCGCCCACAAGATCCGCGTCATCGCGCCCGACGTGGGTGGGGGCTTCGGCACCAAGGCCAACGGCTATCCTGAGGATCTCCTGATTCCCGCCGCGGCCATCGCCTGCCGCCGGCCGGTGAAGTGGACGGAGGATCGCCGCGAGCACATGCTGGCCTCCGCCCACGCCCGCCATCAGGTGCACGACATCGAGCTCGGCGCCACGCGCGAAGGGAATATGTTGGCGCTCCGCGATCGGATCTGGGTGGATCTGGGCGCGTACAACTCGTGGGGCATCGTGCTGCCGTACAACACGGTGGCGCATCTGCTCGGGCCGCATCGGGTGCCCGCCCTCGAGGTGGAATGTCAGGGCGTGGTGACCAACAAGACGCCCAACGCGCCATACCGCGGCGCGGGCCGGCCGGAGACGGTGTACGCGATGGACCGCATCGTGGACTGTCTCGCGCGGGAGCTCCGCATGGATCCCGCCGAGCTGCGCCGGCGGAATTATCTCTCCGCCGCCGACTTGCCCTACGAGCTGGACATTCCCTATCGCGACGGCAATCGCCTCGTCTACGACAGTGGCGACTTCCGCGCCAATCTGGCCGCCGCGCTCGACGCAATCGGGTACGAGCGGCTGCGCGCCGAGCAGGCGGCGGCGCGGCGCGAGCGGGGCATACTCCGCGGGATCGGCATCTCCGGCTATGTCGAGGGCACCGCAATCGGGCCGTACGAGGGCGCGACAGTGCGGATGGACGCCTCCGGGCGGGCGATCGTCGCCACCGGGGCCTGCAGCCAGGGGCAAGGGCACGAGACCTCGTTCGCGCAGGTGGCGGCGGACGTGCTCGGGATCCCGCTCGACTGGGTCACCGTCGTGGGCGGGGACACCGCCGCCATTCCCTTCGGCGTCGGCACCTTCGCGAGCCGCAGCGCGGTGAACGCGGGCAGCTCGATCTTCGACGCGGCGGGCAAGGTGCGCGAGAAGCTCACCGCGGCCGCTGCCGCACTGCTGGAGGCCGCGCCGGGTGACGTCGAGATCGCGGACGGGATGGCGGGTGTTCGAGGCACGCCGGCCTCGTCGGTGCCGCTGGAGCGGGTGATTCGCTCGGCGCTGCCCACGTTCGCGAAGCCCGGGCCCGTCACGGCCGACTTCGAGGCCACGGTGTATCACCATCAGCCCACCGTGACCTACACGAGCGCGGTGCACGTGGCCCACGTCGAAGTGGACCCGGGCACCGGCGCGGTGCGCCTCCTCCGTTACATGGTGGCGCACGACTGCGGCAAGCTCATCAATCCCATGATCGTCGAGGGGCAGATCCACGGCGGCGTGGCCCAGGGCGTGGGCGGGGGCCTGCTCGAGGAGATGGTGTACGACGAGCAGGGCCAGCTCCTCACCGGCACCTTCATGGACTATCTCGTCCCGACCGCGATGGAGCTGCCGCCGATCGAGACCGTGCATCTCGAGTACCCGTCGCCGCGGAACCCGCTCGGCATCAAGGGGATCGGCGAGGGCGGGGCCATCTCGCCGCCCGCCGCCATCGCCAACGCCGTCGAGGATGCCCTCGCGCACCTCGGCGTGCGGGTGACACGCGCGCCGCTGGGTCCTGACACCGTGCTGGGCCTCATCCGTGCCGCGCACGAGCGTGCGGAATCGTCGGCGGGGCAGGGGGCGCGCCCGTGA
- a CDS encoding branched-chain amino acid ABC transporter permease, which yields MRRAAAARGAVIVVAAALAPLLVWNPYQLHTLIMAGIFAVLALSLNLLLGYTGQLSLGHAAFFGIGAYATALVSVKLEMSPWLGMLAAIVLPGLAGWGIGRLALKLRGAYFVLLTISFAGVISLVSVNWMDLTNGPLGIPGVPALAIALPGLPELSLRTKGAFYYLVLVAVVLAYVLCRRIIASRIGRALVALRENETLAESVGIDGTFYLVLAAAISAAMAGGAGGLYAHYTRFVSPEVFLFTYTVTMVIMVVAGGKGTLAGPVVGAVIFTVLPEALRALASWQWQMLLYGILLIATLFFMPSGIVPALAARVARR from the coding sequence ATGCGGCGCGCGGCGGCCGCGCGCGGGGCGGTGATTGTCGTGGCGGCGGCCCTCGCGCCGCTCTTGGTATGGAATCCGTATCAGCTCCACACGCTGATCATGGCGGGCATCTTCGCTGTCCTCGCGCTCTCGCTGAACCTCCTGCTGGGCTACACCGGCCAGCTCTCCCTGGGCCACGCCGCCTTCTTCGGCATCGGCGCCTACGCGACGGCTCTTGTGTCAGTAAAACTGGAGATGTCGCCGTGGCTCGGGATGCTCGCGGCCATCGTGCTGCCGGGTTTGGCGGGCTGGGGGATCGGCCGGCTCGCCTTGAAGCTGCGCGGCGCGTACTTCGTGCTGCTCACGATCTCGTTCGCCGGCGTGATCTCGCTCGTGAGCGTGAACTGGATGGACCTCACCAACGGCCCCCTCGGCATTCCCGGGGTGCCGGCGCTCGCCATCGCGCTCCCGGGGCTGCCGGAGCTCTCGCTCCGCACCAAGGGGGCGTTCTACTACCTGGTGCTCGTGGCGGTGGTGCTCGCCTATGTGCTGTGCCGGCGCATCATCGCCTCCCGCATCGGGCGGGCGCTGGTGGCGCTGCGGGAAAACGAGACCCTCGCGGAATCGGTGGGGATCGACGGCACGTTCTACCTCGTGCTGGCCGCCGCGATCAGTGCCGCCATGGCGGGCGGAGCGGGCGGTCTCTATGCGCACTACACACGCTTCGTCAGTCCCGAGGTGTTCCTCTTCACCTACACCGTCACCATGGTGATCATGGTGGTGGCGGGCGGGAAGGGCACGCTGGCGGGGCCGGTGGTGGGCGCGGTGATCTTCACCGTGCTGCCGGAGGCGCTGCGTGCGCTCGCGTCGTGGCAGTGGCAGATGCTGCTCTACGGGATCCTCCTGATCGCCACGCTATTCTTCATGCCGAGCGGGATCGTCCCCGCGCTGGCCGCCCGCGTCGCGCGCCGATGA
- a CDS encoding ABC transporter ATP-binding protein has protein sequence MSAPPAADQQLDVRDLAMRFGGVAALAGVSFTVQGGGVTSLIGPNGAGKTTAFNIITGFQAPSAGGVAYAGRAITGWRPSRIAALGLVRTFQKTSVFPALSVLENVLTGLHLRGAVGIGAALLRRRRVAEEERRLRGEALGVLEFVGLATRRDDVASDLSYGEQRLVELAIGLAARPRLLLLDEPASGMTAAEKTTTAALIRRICESGVTVLLVEHDMRMVMGISDRVLVLNHGRLIADGTPADVQRDPEVIRAYLGTTHAAA, from the coding sequence ATGAGCGCGCCCCCGGCCGCCGACCAGCAATTGGACGTCCGGGATCTCGCCATGCGCTTCGGCGGCGTCGCGGCGCTGGCCGGCGTCTCGTTCACGGTGCAGGGCGGGGGCGTGACGAGCCTCATCGGCCCGAACGGCGCGGGCAAGACCACCGCGTTCAACATCATCACGGGCTTCCAGGCCCCCAGCGCCGGCGGTGTCGCCTACGCCGGGCGCGCCATCACCGGCTGGCGCCCCTCCCGCATCGCCGCGCTCGGCCTGGTGCGGACGTTCCAGAAGACGAGCGTGTTCCCCGCGCTGTCCGTGCTGGAGAACGTGCTGACGGGTCTCCATCTCCGCGGCGCCGTCGGCATCGGCGCGGCGCTCTTGCGGCGGCGGCGGGTGGCGGAGGAGGAGCGGCGCCTCCGGGGCGAGGCGCTCGGTGTGCTGGAGTTCGTTGGGCTGGCCACCCGCCGCGACGACGTCGCCAGCGATCTCTCCTACGGCGAGCAGCGGCTGGTCGAGCTCGCCATCGGGCTGGCCGCGCGCCCCCGCCTGCTCCTGCTGGACGAGCCCGCGTCCGGGATGACGGCGGCGGAGAAGACGACGACCGCCGCGCTGATACGCCGCATCTGCGAGTCGGGCGTCACCGTGCTCCTCGTCGAGCACGATATGCGCATGGTCATGGGCATCTCGGACCGCGTGCTCGTGCTGAATCATGGCCGGCTGATCGCCGACGGCACCCCGGCGGACGTGCAGCGTGATCCGGAAGTGATCCGCGCCTATCTCGGGACCACACATGCTGCGGCTTGA
- a CDS encoding ABC transporter ATP-binding protein, whose amino-acid sequence MLRLEGVYAGYGRAPVLSDVSVEVGQGDLVCLVGANGAGKSTTLKTISGLVRPSAGRIVFDGREIQGWKPQDILRAGIAHCPEGRRVFPHLTVRENLEMGAYVREDTGAVAADLERVLAHFPVLAERRRQAAGTLSGGEQQMLAIGRALMARPRLILFDEPSLGLAPTVVETTFRIIGEIQKDGTTVFMVEQNAYMALRMATRAYVMETGRITLHGPARALLDDEHVKRAYLGG is encoded by the coding sequence ATGCTGCGGCTTGAGGGCGTGTACGCGGGCTATGGCCGGGCGCCGGTGCTTTCCGACGTGAGCGTCGAGGTCGGGCAGGGCGATCTCGTCTGCCTGGTGGGCGCCAACGGCGCGGGCAAGAGCACCACGCTCAAGACCATCTCCGGCCTCGTCCGGCCGTCGGCCGGGCGCATCGTGTTCGACGGGCGCGAGATCCAGGGCTGGAAGCCCCAGGATATCCTCCGCGCCGGCATCGCCCATTGCCCCGAGGGGCGGCGGGTGTTCCCGCACCTCACCGTGCGCGAGAATCTCGAGATGGGCGCCTACGTGCGCGAGGACACGGGCGCGGTGGCCGCCGATCTCGAGCGCGTGCTGGCACACTTTCCCGTGCTGGCCGAGCGCCGCCGTCAGGCCGCGGGGACGCTCTCCGGCGGCGAGCAGCAGATGCTGGCGATCGGGCGTGCCCTCATGGCGCGGCCGCGTCTCATCCTGTTCGACGAGCCGTCGCTGGGGCTGGCACCCACGGTGGTGGAGACGACGTTCCGCATCATCGGCGAGATCCAGAAGGACGGCACCACCGTGTTCATGGTCGAGCAGAACGCCTACATGGCGCTTCGCATGGCCACCCGCGCCTACGTCATGGAGACGGGTCGCATCACGCTACACGGTCCCGCGCGCGCGCTGCTCGACGACGAGCACGTCAAGCGCGCCTATCTGGGAGGCTAG